From bacterium, one genomic window encodes:
- a CDS encoding acetyl-CoA decarbonylase/synthase complex subunit delta produces the protein MIELPKEKYTGKIGEVVIGKDLKVGGENTFPFYTFEGDLPNEPRIALEVYDIEPKDWPQACLEPFKEVVSDPVAWAKRCVEYGADMICVQLIGTDPTAENKSAEEAAELCKKIAEAVNIPILVWGSGKIEKDAEVLKKVADATQGKNLVLAPVQENNYKTIGAVAIGYKNKISASAPMDVNLSKQLNILLSNLGVADDQIIIDPTAASLGYGIEYVYSIIERAKQAALTQNDVKLQMPIVVNLGKEAWKVKEVKIPESYETKLGNIGDARERGILWEAISAMGLLIAGADIIIIRHPETLKLVRKITNKLLGKEIEKTAVEKPKEEIKPTPEIPKPALPTDVSEVILKLTQEIEILKKRLDEHKPATVKIIIEGPAEVIIEKVGEEKPTVPFVEMPVKRKSVISLKEVIIDGVVEKFSYDYEARVEGQKVSCKFGTTGVCCRLCAMGPCRISPKTDKGLCGATPDTIAARNLIRMIAVGASLFTDYTRSAVKRVESEEIKTFAEEFGRHSGEPGFLKSVPKKIYNIWQKMDILPRGIDREIVELMHRTHMGVDQDFNNLLQCGLRVALSSGLGSTFIGSQVKEALSPPKQLSTFSLNFIEKDAFNIIVPVESLDAFYQAAEETEIKTLARQLGIPKIKIINLEDVISQEMAMMTGAIDVIVADETTPISALLIASCYHTRAFTLTSIDIAGVKKMDNASSILKKALANIQNRGAMNITENELEITSKLPTNTDKIKGIAIVLNCKGDYTETIKELITNDILVLHAGCGSLELAKNGLFNKSAVQFAGKNLAAFCEQENISPCIYVGTCMDISKVIVSMMSLENILAIIPEWIGEKAIAQAFFMLGCGLPVILGKDFWVSGTKELVNLLYKDNPLGTRFIYKEDNIAQETLNLINQETLNLIKM, from the coding sequence ATGATAGAATTACCAAAAGAAAAATATACTGGTAAAATTGGTGAAGTCGTTATTGGCAAAGATTTAAAGGTTGGCGGCGAAAATACCTTTCCTTTTTATACCTTCGAAGGGGATTTGCCAAATGAACCCAGAATCGCATTGGAAGTCTATGACATCGAGCCAAAAGACTGGCCACAGGCTTGCCTTGAGCCATTTAAAGAGGTGGTTTCTGACCCGGTTGCCTGGGCAAAAAGATGCGTAGAATACGGGGCGGATATGATTTGTGTTCAATTGATTGGCACTGACCCAACCGCTGAGAATAAATCCGCGGAAGAAGCCGCAGAACTTTGTAAAAAAATCGCCGAGGCAGTGAATATTCCTATCCTTGTCTGGGGAAGCGGGAAAATAGAAAAGGATGCAGAGGTATTGAAAAAGGTCGCTGATGCCACTCAAGGTAAAAATCTGGTTTTAGCCCCGGTTCAGGAAAATAATTATAAAACAATCGGTGCGGTCGCCATTGGTTATAAAAATAAAATCTCTGCCTCTGCTCCGATGGATGTGAATTTATCCAAACAACTCAATATCCTTCTTTCAAATCTTGGTGTTGCGGATGACCAGATTATCATTGACCCCACTGCCGCTTCACTCGGATATGGAATTGAATATGTCTATTCAATTATCGAGCGAGCTAAACAGGCCGCTCTTACCCAAAATGATGTAAAATTGCAAATGCCCATTGTGGTTAATCTTGGCAAAGAGGCATGGAAGGTAAAAGAAGTAAAAATACCCGAATCTTATGAGACAAAACTGGGCAATATTGGAGATGCCAGAGAAAGAGGTATCCTCTGGGAAGCCATCTCGGCTATGGGTTTGCTAATCGCCGGGGCAGATATTATTATCATCCGGCATCCAGAGACTCTAAAATTAGTTCGCAAGATTACAAATAAATTATTGGGTAAGGAAATAGAAAAAACTGCTGTGGAAAAACCAAAAGAAGAAATTAAACCCACGCCAGAAATACCAAAACCTGCACTCCCAACAGATGTGTCTGAAGTGATTTTAAAACTTACGCAAGAGATAGAAATCCTGAAGAAACGATTAGACGAACATAAACCAGCTACGGTTAAGATTATTATTGAAGGTCCGGCAGAGGTCATAATCGAAAAAGTGGGTGAAGAAAAACCAACCGTTCCCTTTGTTGAGATGCCTGTAAAAAGAAAATCAGTCATTTCTCTTAAAGAAGTGATTATCGATGGGGTAGTTGAAAAATTTAGCTATGACTACGAGGCACGAGTTGAGGGACAAAAGGTCTCCTGCAAATTTGGAACAACAGGTGTTTGTTGTCGGCTCTGTGCTATGGGACCCTGCCGAATCTCACCAAAAACCGATAAAGGCTTATGCGGGGCAACTCCAGATACGATTGCGGCAAGAAATCTTATCCGAATGATTGCTGTTGGCGCCTCATTATTTACTGATTATACTCGTTCTGCAGTAAAAAGAGTAGAATCAGAAGAGATAAAAACTTTTGCAGAAGAATTTGGCAGACATTCCGGAGAACCAGGATTTCTTAAATCTGTCCCGAAAAAAATATACAATATCTGGCAAAAAATGGATATTCTTCCCCGCGGCATCGACCGTGAAATTGTTGAATTGATGCATCGAACCCATATGGGTGTTGACCAGGATTTTAATAATCTCTTGCAGTGTGGTTTGCGAGTTGCCCTCTCCTCTGGTCTGGGAAGTACATTTATCGGCTCACAGGTTAAAGAGGCATTATCCCCACCAAAACAATTATCCACATTTTCACTTAATTTTATAGAAAAAGATGCCTTCAATATTATTGTGCCTGTGGAGTCACTCGACGCCTTTTATCAAGCCGCTGAAGAAACTGAGATAAAAACCCTTGCCAGACAATTGGGCATTCCAAAGATAAAAATTATAAATTTAGAAGATGTCATCAGCCAGGAAATGGCAATGATGACGGGCGCGATTGATGTCATTGTGGCTGATGAAACAACACCAATTTCCGCATTACTCATTGCCTCCTGCTACCATACCCGCGCATTTACACTAACTTCAATAGATATTGCCGGCGTAAAGAAGATGGATAATGCCAGTTCTATCTTAAAAAAGGCATTAGCCAACATCCAGAATCGCGGGGCAATGAACATCACGGAAAATGAACTGGAAATTACCTCAAAACTCCCGACTAATACAGACAAAATAAAGGGAATAGCGATTGTTTTAAACTGCAAAGGAGACTATACGGAAACGATTAAGGAGCTTATTACCAATGATATTCTCGTTTTGCATGCGGGATGTGGGAGTTTGGAATTGGCTAAAAACGGTTTGTTCAATAAGTCTGCTGTTCAGTTTGCCGGGAAAAATCTTGCCGCCTTTTGTGAGCAAGAGAATATTTCACCGTGCATTTATGTAGGCACCTGTATGGACATATCAAAGGTGATAGTGTCAATGATGTCTTTGGAGAATATTTTAGCAATCATCCCGGAATGGATAGGTGAAAAGGCGATTGCCCAGGCATTTTTTATGCTTGGTTGTGGACTACCAGTTATTCTGGGCAAGGATTTCTGGGTAAGTGGGACTAAAGAATTAGTTAATCTCCTTTACAAAGATAACCCACTTGGGACAAGATTTATTTATAAAGAAGATAACATAGC